The following proteins come from a genomic window of Diorhabda sublineata isolate icDioSubl1.1 chromosome 7, icDioSubl1.1, whole genome shotgun sequence:
- the LOC130446703 gene encoding uncharacterized protein LOC130446703, translating into MGFYEAHIVFLNNNRNILEKKKRDIQMSEDIESLNDMNTAISTSNLCGNEDNSRCYPTYEADDTKINQNIAVSECDLSVDRDNSLHDPTYIPEDTETVNVTKTNKHKSFSH; encoded by the exons atgggcTTTTATGAAGCTCAtatagtttttctcaataataatagaaatatattggaaaaaaagaaaCGAGATATCCAAATGAGTGAAGATATTGAAAGTCTGAATG ATATGAATACTGCAATTTCTACATCTAATCTCTGTGGTAATGAAGATAATTCTAGATGTTATCCTACATATGAGGcagatgatacaaaaataaatcaaa ATATTGCAGTTTCTGAATGTGATCTTAGTGTGGACAGAGATAATTCATTACATGATCCAACTTACATACCAGAAGATACTGAGACtgttaatgtcacaaaaacaaataagcaTAAGTCATTTTCACATTAG